The Nostoc sp. 'Lobaria pulmonaria (5183) cyanobiont' DNA window GAGTTCTTGCAAAATCCGAACTGCAATCATATCTTCCCCATGACCATTACTTAATACAAGTAACCGCAAAGGAGAAGTTGCAGATTGAGAGTTAGAAGCTAGAGATGACCGAGATACATTACTCATAAGAAACAAAATATCAAAATTAACTGTCTGTTTGGGTAAGAGGTATAAATAGGGAAATCGACGAAGCAGCTGGAAGTTAGTATTATCCCTATTCGCTAGCGTCTCTACAACTAACTCCCAGTTAATTAGGTTAAATATTATGCGAGTTTCTGCTACTGCAATTTTTACTTTAGCTACTTTAGCTGCTGCCAATGTCACTCAGCAAGCAACGGCTGCACCTGTTAAAACCATTACTCCAACTGCAAAAGCTGGTAACTTGGTGGTGCCGATAATTGAAGACACTCCCGCACCAGTAGAGACAATTGCTTCCCCAGAAACTATAGTTGCACAACAATTTTCCCAAAATTCCGTCACCGTACAAACAGGTGCAAACAAAAATTCCCCAGTAGTCTTAAAATCAACAAATAAGGGTAATTCATCAGTAATACTCCCTCCGACTCCCTCTTTTTCCCCCTCATCCCCCAAAACTCCTGCGACTGAAAGCAATTTAGTCGTCACAGCTACAGATGTTCAGGTGGTGGGAGCCAATCAAGAATTACAGCAAATCATTCGTCAGGTAATTAAAACCCAAGTGGGTGGAGAAACCAGTCAAAGCCAGCTACAAACAGATGTAACAGCAATTTTGAATACAGGTTTATTTAGCAATGTCAGTGTGAATACTTTTAGCACACCTGCTGGATTGAATGTAGTATACCAAGTCCAACCAGTGATTGTGCGATCGCTGCAATTATCTGGTGCTAAGGTACTTACCTATCAAGCCGCTCAACAACGTTTGCAATCTCAGATTGGAACCACCATTAGTCCCAGTGGACTGCAACAAGCAGTAGCACAAATCAACAAGTGGTACGCCGACAATGGTTATAACTTAGCACGAGTACTATCAATTAAACCCAGTTCTCAAGGCATTCTTACCGTGAATGTTGCTGAAGGTTTGGTGAATGATATCAAGTTTCGTTTTATCAACGATGAAGGCAAAACCGTTGACAGCAAAGGTAATTCCATCGGAGGACGCACCAAACCAGATTTCCTCCAACAACAACTCAAACTCAAACCCGGTCAAATCTTCCAAGAAAATGTCGTTAAACAAGACATCCAACAGCTATATCGTACTGGTTTATTTGAGAGTGTAAATGTTGCTTTAGAAGGGGATGCGACAAAACTTAATTTAGTCTACCAACTCAAAGAAACTGGGGCGCGTGGTGTTAACTTGGGTGGTAGTTACAATGCCGATCAAGGTTTAGTAGGCACAATCAGCTATCAAGATCAGAATGTCGGCGGTGTTAATGATACATTAGGTGTGAATGTTGGGGTAAGTAGTCGAGACTTGCAGTTTAATACCAAATTTACCAGTCCTTATCGGACAACTCACCCCGATCGCTTGGGCTACACTGTAAATGGTTTTCGTAGTCAAGAACTTTCGGAAACCTTTGATGACAAGATTACGTTAGCTAACGGCGACAAAGTGCGAGAAGGTAAAATTGGCGGTGGTATCAGCTTGCAGCGACCAATTGATGATTGGAATACCTCATTAGGATTAAACTATACCCGAACTAGTATTCGCGATCGCCAAGGTAATATTACCCCAACCGACGCTCAGGGAAATCCCCTCTCTGCCAGCGGAACTGGTATTGATGACCTAACTACCGTATCCTTTATCGCCACCAAAGACCAACGAGATAACCCCATTAATCCAACTCAAGGTTCTGTTTTGAGTCTGAGTACAGAACAATCTATACCTATCGGTGAAGGGAATATTTCTCTAAATCGCCTCAAAGCCAATTACAGCCAATATTTACCAGTGCAGTTATTTAACAGCAAACAGCCACAAGTATTTGCGGTGAATGTGCAAGCTGGTACTGTCATTGGGAATTTACCGCCTTACGAAAGCTTTAACTTGGGTGGTTCCAACTCGGTGCGCGGTTACGATTCTGGAGATGTTGGCAGTGGTCGTAGTTATGTCTTAGCCTCCGCAGAATACCGCTTCCCCGTCTTACCAATCGTAGGCGGTGTATTATTTGCCGACTTTGCCTCAGATTTAGGCTCTGGTGATACTGTATTAGGAAATCCGGCAGGTGTACGGGATAAACCAGGTTATGGTTTTGGTTATGGGGCGGGAGTGCGATTAAATTCACCACTAGGCTTAATTCGGGCTGACTATGGCATTAGCGACCAGGGAGAAAGCAAAGTGCATTTAGGTATAGGTCAGCGATTTTAATTTAAGTTAAAGCATTGCTCAGAGGTTATATCCAGAAATTAAATTAAATATGCGTTATCCAGATCCTTTATGCAGACGTAGCAGTGCTATCTCTGTAGATTCTTTTTCACTCATATAGGACTCCTATTTGATTTTTGAACAAGACTCAGTACATATTTATCACTATTCCCTGTTACCTGTCCACGTAAGTAAATTCAGGAATCAAACCGGATTCTTATATCTCTATTAAGCTAATCGCCATTCTGTTCAAAATCTCATATTTTCCGTAATCAAAGTTTCATAAGAGTTCGTTCATATTATTTGCCTACATGAGATAATTTCCTCTTAATTGTTCAACATAGAGAAAATGAGCTCAATATTCGTATGCAGCAACTATTAACCCATAGTATGGAGTTCCCAATTCATTTCAGTGCTAAAACAATTGCTCGACGTTTAAGTGTCACACTTATCTGCCTCACCTTAGCAGGCGCTCTAGGTGGCTATTTCTGGATATCGAGGTTTCCCTTCCCAGCTTCCAAATGGTTTTACGAACTATTTAACCTAGATGGAGAATTCAATATTCCTGCCTGGTATTCTTCATTCTCTCTATTATTTTGTTCGGGATTACTTAAAGCAATTACCGCTATTAAGACGAAAGACCGCCATTTTGCTTACTGGAAAACCCTATATTTGATATTTTTCTATTTGAGTTTGGATGAAGCATTTAGTTTTCACGAGATTTTGATCATTCCGTCAGTGCGAGAATCGCTTCATCTCAATCCTGTATTTTTTGAAACCTGGGTTATCCCTGGTATTGTTTTAATGGGAGTTTTTGCATTTAAATATCTCAAATTTTTGCTCCATCTCCCTCACAAGACTCGGTATTTATTTCTGATTGCCGCAGTTGTTTATGTGGGTGGAGCATTAGGTATGGAAATGGTGGGTGGAGTTTTAAGAATAGATTTTGGGCAACGCACCCTAATATCGTTAATTGGCATAATTGGTGAAGAGTTTTTAGAAATGGCCGGAATTGTGATTTTTATTTATGCGCTGCTAGCTTACCTTAGCAGCTTGAAAGAAAGCATTCAACTGAAAATCTATATATCTGAAAAGTAATATGAAATCTACGCTTTCCCAACCTTACGCGCATCTGGACGCAGAGTGATAAAATCTTGTAGCTCGCCGTTAGCCTTCG harbors:
- a CDS encoding BamA/OMP85 family outer membrane protein — translated: MRVSATAIFTLATLAAANVTQQATAAPVKTITPTAKAGNLVVPIIEDTPAPVETIASPETIVAQQFSQNSVTVQTGANKNSPVVLKSTNKGNSSVILPPTPSFSPSSPKTPATESNLVVTATDVQVVGANQELQQIIRQVIKTQVGGETSQSQLQTDVTAILNTGLFSNVSVNTFSTPAGLNVVYQVQPVIVRSLQLSGAKVLTYQAAQQRLQSQIGTTISPSGLQQAVAQINKWYADNGYNLARVLSIKPSSQGILTVNVAEGLVNDIKFRFINDEGKTVDSKGNSIGGRTKPDFLQQQLKLKPGQIFQENVVKQDIQQLYRTGLFESVNVALEGDATKLNLVYQLKETGARGVNLGGSYNADQGLVGTISYQDQNVGGVNDTLGVNVGVSSRDLQFNTKFTSPYRTTHPDRLGYTVNGFRSQELSETFDDKITLANGDKVREGKIGGGISLQRPIDDWNTSLGLNYTRTSIRDRQGNITPTDAQGNPLSASGTGIDDLTTVSFIATKDQRDNPINPTQGSVLSLSTEQSIPIGEGNISLNRLKANYSQYLPVQLFNSKQPQVFAVNVQAGTVIGNLPPYESFNLGGSNSVRGYDSGDVGSGRSYVLASAEYRFPVLPIVGGVLFADFASDLGSGDTVLGNPAGVRDKPGYGFGYGAGVRLNSPLGLIRADYGISDQGESKVHLGIGQRF